One window of Phycisphaeraceae bacterium genomic DNA carries:
- a CDS encoding STAS domain-containing protein — MDLHRLFSKHEPPVGLPPFLRAVETIDGVCIMRVQGNVGRGIADEVNARVEKANQLGLFNRPLLIDFSGASGSDFSTVSYLVEAVRRRMHAHAKVGLLHAPKELKTQLEIGKVEGLFGMYENEGEAIRALAPGAS; from the coding sequence ATGGACCTGCACCGTCTCTTCAGCAAGCACGAGCCTCCGGTCGGTCTGCCGCCGTTTCTTCGCGCGGTCGAAACGATCGATGGCGTCTGCATCATGCGGGTACAGGGCAATGTGGGGCGCGGCATCGCCGATGAGGTGAACGCACGGGTGGAGAAGGCGAACCAGCTGGGGCTCTTCAACCGGCCGCTCCTGATCGATTTTTCGGGGGCGAGCGGCAGCGATTTCTCGACGGTGTCGTATTTGGTCGAGGCGGTGCGCCGGCGGATGCACGCGCACGCGAAGGTGGGGCTCCTGCATGCGCCCAAAGAATTGAAAACTCAGCTCGAGATCGGGAAGGTCGAGGGGCTGTTCGGGATGTACGAGAACGAAGGCGAGGCGATCAGGGCGCTCGCACCCGGTGCGTCATGA
- a CDS encoding tyrosine-type recombinase/integrase, producing the protein MGARRPTLRFRFEKAHLLAVANGQTVRAPGVVDEAGEPITLARPATGEVTWFDSKQPALAVRVPATGSVRFMLYTWIDGKPVKRNLHPVRADGWSVERARDEAQRRKVRIADGLPEEPDAPEETPTLAPGELTFRAVAGRYFRAHKGKLRTWRELVLGFRKHVKPHARVPMSTVDTEWLRRIHARITAEGSPGAANRTLSLLSAILAHHLPQGAHNPASGVVRNPEHQRQRTFNDAELRALLRAIDVYESEPVSVSGNEGTDPADWPEYRKPKDAAKLAEARERWRENLSRKQAKARENRRTEADLLRLCLWTGQRAGNVRAMKWSGVDFIGGTWRISARHFKNGDPHTAGLPDEALDILKRRKASAAPGAVYVFPAGNDKSKRGHFLAYHDAWARVKELAGLEETDEGTRLHDLRANLATRMSETGENAFVIQRALGHRSIRTTERYARPGTEAVRAAIQRTAGKVREAVKRGEEGVA; encoded by the coding sequence ATGGGAGCCCGCCGACCGACACTCCGATTCCGCTTTGAGAAGGCCCACCTCTTGGCCGTGGCGAACGGCCAGACGGTCCGCGCGCCGGGCGTGGTCGATGAGGCGGGCGAGCCGATCACGCTGGCCCGGCCCGCCACGGGCGAAGTGACGTGGTTCGATTCCAAGCAACCGGCCCTCGCGGTGCGCGTCCCCGCCACGGGCTCCGTCCGGTTCATGCTCTATACATGGATCGACGGGAAGCCCGTGAAGCGGAACCTCCACCCTGTCCGCGCGGACGGCTGGAGCGTGGAGCGTGCCCGCGATGAGGCGCAGCGCCGCAAGGTGCGCATCGCCGATGGGCTCCCGGAGGAGCCGGACGCCCCGGAGGAGACGCCCACCCTCGCGCCGGGCGAGTTGACGTTCCGCGCCGTGGCGGGCCGGTACTTCCGGGCGCACAAGGGCAAGTTGCGGACGTGGCGGGAACTCGTGCTCGGGTTCCGAAAGCACGTCAAGCCCCATGCCCGCGTGCCAATGTCCACCGTCGATACCGAGTGGTTGCGCCGCATCCATGCCCGGATCACGGCGGAGGGAAGTCCCGGAGCCGCGAATCGCACTCTCTCCCTCCTCTCCGCGATTCTCGCCCACCACTTGCCGCAAGGCGCGCACAACCCCGCTAGCGGCGTGGTGCGAAACCCCGAGCACCAGCGCCAACGCACGTTCAATGATGCCGAGTTGCGCGCACTCCTCCGCGCTATCGACGTGTACGAATCCGAGCCCGTGAGCGTCTCCGGCAACGAAGGGACCGACCCCGCCGATTGGCCGGAGTATCGAAAGCCGAAGGATGCCGCAAAGTTGGCGGAAGCCCGCGAGCGCTGGCGCGAGAACCTCTCCCGCAAGCAAGCGAAGGCCCGCGAGAATCGGCGCACGGAGGCGGACTTGCTCCGTCTCTGCCTCTGGACCGGCCAGCGTGCCGGGAACGTGCGGGCAATGAAGTGGTCCGGTGTGGACTTCATCGGGGGGACGTGGCGAATCTCCGCCCGGCACTTCAAGAATGGCGATCCCCACACGGCTGGGCTTCCCGATGAGGCTCTCGACATTCTGAAGCGCCGCAAGGCGAGCGCCGCGCCGGGCGCGGTGTACGTCTTCCCCGCCGGGAATGACAAGAGCAAGCGCGGGCACTTCCTCGCGTACCACGATGCTTGGGCACGGGTGAAGGAACTCGCGGGCTTGGAGGAGACGGACGAAGGAACGCGCCTACATGATCTACGCGCGAACCTCGCTACCCGAATGTCCGAGACGGGCGAGAATGCCTTCGTGATTCAACGGGCGCTCGGGCACCGGAGCATCCGCACCACGGAGCGGTACGCCCGCCCCGGCACGGAGGCGGTGCGAGCCGCGATCCAACGCACGGCGGGCAAGGTGCGGGAAGCGGTGAAGCGTGGCGAGGAGGGAGTGGCGTGA
- the treY gene encoding malto-oligosyltrehalose synthase, translating into MTVPGATYRLQLTPSFGFADAAAVVPYLTDLGVSHLYLSPIFEAVPGSTHGYDQTDPTRIRAELGGASQFEQLVRIARSRNLGIIIDIVPNHMATHFANPWWRGLLAEGKGSRFDKFFEVAWSAADDKVVLPVLGKPLDEAIASDELKVESVQGVPVLRYFDRFFPLREGTISGTLESLRGEALAKILDRQHYRLEYWRTGLEKINYRRFFDIADLAGVRMENPDVFEELHAGVFALVRAGQIDGVRVDHVDGLADPHDYCLHLRQRLLEISPRGAQPWVLIEKILGVSEQVPEDWQVDGTTGYEFLAEATRLQVDREGFEKLRADAVSVGAAPEHFEALRVQCKAAAAELFRTEVMRIVELARDALHAADRRMDEATIRRGLISICSQLRIYRTYGDERGMSGADAGFVDAAVARASEGASETEANALRELGTLWTLRPPFDSGGARRAALKFLIPWQQLTGPIAAKGVEDTALYRDMSMPALNDVGCEPELMDAAPSRFFADRARHSPRALNATATHDTKRGEDTRARIAALSHLSDLVVETFRAARAALEPRLAQLPEGIAPNPTDVMLILHTTAALISLEQKPVPELVDRIKAYVRKASKEAKLRTSWLDPVEVYEKACDQFIDKLARSSECRGVRESLRSLARETRGRAGLQSLAGVLLKALGPGVPDFYQGCECQDLSLVDPDNRRPVDWPEHRNRLSRITSAWSGDWTSFARAALANPDSDDAKMLVTWRALAIRRWLLDAGESIAVSDLEADGSRLFWRFVSGPNSGSVTVVFESRQVRSDAGRTISAFDQLTGASRSSDASGVLVVVDGAERLIGAVSPDSR; encoded by the coding sequence ATGACCGTGCCGGGGGCAACCTATCGGCTTCAGTTGACGCCGTCGTTCGGCTTCGCCGACGCCGCGGCGGTCGTCCCGTACCTCACGGACCTCGGCGTTTCTCATCTTTACTTGTCACCAATCTTTGAAGCTGTTCCGGGCAGCACGCACGGTTACGACCAGACCGACCCGACCCGTATCCGCGCGGAGCTGGGAGGCGCATCACAGTTCGAGCAACTCGTTCGCATCGCGCGCTCACGGAACCTCGGAATCATCATCGACATTGTGCCGAACCACATGGCGACACACTTCGCCAATCCGTGGTGGCGCGGGCTCCTCGCGGAAGGAAAGGGCTCGCGCTTCGACAAGTTCTTTGAAGTTGCGTGGAGTGCCGCGGATGACAAGGTTGTTCTTCCGGTACTCGGAAAACCGCTCGACGAAGCGATCGCGAGCGACGAGCTCAAAGTCGAATCGGTTCAGGGCGTGCCCGTGCTCCGCTACTTCGATCGCTTTTTCCCCTTGCGAGAGGGAACGATTTCTGGTACACTTGAGTCGCTGCGAGGCGAGGCACTCGCGAAGATTCTCGATCGCCAGCACTACCGGCTTGAGTACTGGCGCACGGGTCTTGAGAAGATCAACTACCGGCGCTTCTTCGACATCGCCGATCTCGCCGGTGTGCGGATGGAGAATCCTGACGTCTTTGAGGAGTTGCACGCCGGGGTTTTCGCTCTGGTTCGCGCTGGACAGATCGATGGGGTTCGCGTTGACCACGTCGATGGACTTGCCGATCCGCACGACTATTGCCTGCACCTTCGGCAGCGCTTGCTCGAGATATCTCCGCGCGGTGCGCAGCCGTGGGTCCTCATCGAGAAGATTCTCGGGGTGTCGGAACAGGTGCCTGAAGACTGGCAGGTCGATGGAACGACCGGATACGAGTTCCTTGCGGAAGCGACCCGGCTTCAGGTCGATCGGGAAGGGTTCGAGAAGCTGCGCGCGGATGCTGTGAGCGTTGGCGCTGCGCCGGAGCACTTCGAGGCGCTGCGGGTGCAGTGCAAGGCTGCCGCGGCGGAGTTGTTCCGCACTGAGGTGATGCGCATCGTGGAGCTTGCGCGCGATGCTCTGCACGCCGCGGATCGGCGGATGGATGAGGCGACGATCCGGCGCGGGCTGATCTCGATCTGCTCGCAGCTCCGCATCTATCGAACATACGGAGATGAGCGCGGCATGAGCGGAGCCGACGCGGGATTTGTCGATGCGGCGGTTGCGAGGGCTTCGGAGGGCGCGAGTGAGACGGAAGCAAATGCGCTGCGAGAGTTGGGCACGCTCTGGACGCTGCGGCCGCCGTTTGATTCGGGCGGGGCGCGTCGGGCGGCGTTGAAATTTCTCATTCCCTGGCAGCAACTCACGGGGCCGATCGCGGCAAAGGGAGTGGAGGACACGGCGCTCTACCGTGACATGTCGATGCCGGCGCTCAATGACGTCGGGTGCGAACCGGAGTTGATGGACGCGGCGCCTTCGCGGTTCTTTGCGGATCGTGCGAGGCATTCGCCCCGCGCGCTGAACGCCACGGCGACGCACGATACAAAGCGAGGCGAAGACACGCGTGCGCGCATCGCGGCGCTCTCGCACTTGTCCGATCTGGTTGTCGAGACCTTTCGCGCGGCGCGCGCCGCGCTCGAGCCGCGGCTGGCTCAACTTCCCGAAGGAATCGCACCGAACCCGACCGATGTGATGCTGATCCTGCACACGACGGCGGCACTGATTTCGCTGGAACAAAAGCCTGTTCCAGAACTTGTTGATCGCATCAAGGCCTACGTGCGCAAGGCATCGAAAGAAGCGAAGTTGCGAACGAGTTGGCTCGACCCGGTCGAGGTGTACGAAAAAGCCTGCGATCAATTCATCGACAAGCTGGCGCGGTCATCCGAATGCCGCGGCGTGCGTGAGTCGCTGCGATCGCTCGCCCGTGAAACGCGCGGTCGCGCGGGGCTGCAGTCTCTCGCGGGGGTGCTGCTCAAAGCCCTCGGGCCGGGCGTGCCGGATTTCTATCAGGGCTGCGAGTGTCAGGATTTGTCGCTTGTCGATCCCGACAACCGGCGTCCGGTCGATTGGCCCGAACATCGGAACCGGCTATCGCGCATCACAAGCGCTTGGAGTGGGGATTGGACTTCGTTCGCACGCGCGGCGCTCGCAAATCCGGACAGCGACGACGCGAAAATGCTCGTGACCTGGCGGGCACTTGCGATCCGGCGCTGGCTCTTGGACGCGGGCGAGTCAATCGCAGTTTCGGATCTCGAGGCGGACGGGAGCCGCTTGTTCTGGCGGTTTGTGTCGGGGCCGAACTCGGGAAGCGTGACGGTCGTCTTCGAGTCCCGGCAGGTAAGGTCGGACGCGGGCCGCACCATCAGTGCCTTTGATCAATTGACGGGCGCGTCGCGCTCCAGCGATGCCTCCGGCGTGCTCGTCGTCGTCGATGGTGCGGAGCGGCTGATCGGGGCGGTTTCGCCCGATTCGCGATAA
- a CDS encoding helix-turn-helix domain-containing protein, translating to MSTAADLPFLTVSEAARLTRLSTKSVYRLIDSGQIPAIKVSGSIRIPVAWRDALMRAAGEAVAASLEAGSHRAAEGSAGA from the coding sequence ATGAGCACCGCCGCCGACTTGCCATTCTTGACCGTGAGTGAGGCTGCGCGTCTCACCCGCCTAAGCACCAAGAGCGTCTACCGCTTGATCGACTCGGGCCAGATTCCCGCGATCAAGGTTTCCGGCAGCATCCGAATCCCCGTCGCATGGCGCGATGCGCTCATGCGAGCGGCGGGTGAAGCCGTGGCCGCGTCTCTGGAGGCGGGTTCGCACCGCGCGGCGGAAGGGAGCGCCGGAGCGTGA
- a CDS encoding bifunctional DNA primase/polymerase, which produces MSYLADPSRPLAPLQFGADAPASIGEAALGYRAMGLREVALEHRSKQSVGKWGIARPPEALDSLYKAGANVGIVLGTNSRNLADIDCDWPEVAALLARSATLAECPTFGRENLAASHFLFVCEGEHRITKFGFTKDEAAALGLPADDKAMVAEIRGSGHYTMFPPSVHPSGVRIAWKRPGAPPVLRLAEVEAIIARVAVLAVFVRKWPRVAGNRDELALALTGACIGAGMSDDAANEAVSLVAELAGDEEHAKRGTKASATREKMEAGDPCTGLTRLCELLGIASVAPKLVKWWTWGKPKAKAKGGRDEDNVSGRDVGRMLLAARERRLLRYQDEWFEYRGGCYRPVEDGAIRREVYATMEREELPTHAAAVSNVVDALDSLALVPKHEHTPPSWLDGRAGPKPGELVALPNGLLHLPSGELLPADPALFTLNALDYAYSASAPAPERWLRFLEASYEPDCIPVIQEWFGNGLTDDTSQQKILTIIGPPRSGKGTTVRVFARVIGPANVCSPRLSALGENFGLAPLIGKRSAILSDMRMGKGTDVAAVAEAMLRVSGEDDVNIPRKHRDDWQGRLPTRFLILSNEPPSITDPSGALASRFIVLQMNTSFLGRENPALTDELLTELPGILNWSIEGWRRLVKQGRYSVPASSAELVDHVRRVSSPMESFIADECEFAHDAMESKAMLHERYRDWCIREGVMALSRELFAKQFIAATLGRAKPGKSRKAGEGKQEPVFFGVRLQTPLIEDYSLYNGSGERGGTPRAF; this is translated from the coding sequence ATGAGTTACCTCGCGGACCCATCCCGGCCCCTCGCCCCGCTCCAGTTCGGCGCGGACGCCCCCGCTTCCATCGGTGAAGCAGCGCTCGGCTATCGCGCGATGGGGCTCCGGGAGGTGGCGCTGGAGCACCGCTCCAAGCAATCGGTGGGCAAGTGGGGCATCGCGCGCCCGCCCGAAGCGCTCGATTCGCTCTACAAGGCGGGCGCAAACGTCGGGATTGTGCTCGGCACGAACTCCCGCAACCTCGCGGACATTGATTGCGATTGGCCGGAGGTGGCGGCGCTCCTGGCCCGCTCCGCGACGCTCGCGGAGTGTCCGACGTTCGGACGCGAGAACCTCGCGGCTTCGCACTTCCTGTTTGTGTGCGAAGGCGAGCACCGAATCACGAAGTTCGGATTCACGAAGGATGAGGCGGCGGCGCTCGGGCTCCCCGCCGACGATAAAGCGATGGTAGCGGAGATTCGCGGGAGCGGTCACTACACCATGTTCCCGCCCTCCGTGCATCCCTCCGGGGTTCGCATCGCATGGAAGCGGCCCGGCGCGCCGCCCGTGCTCCGGCTCGCGGAGGTGGAGGCGATCATCGCCCGCGTTGCCGTGCTCGCGGTGTTCGTCCGCAAGTGGCCCCGAGTGGCGGGGAACCGGGATGAACTCGCCCTCGCCCTCACCGGCGCTTGCATCGGCGCGGGGATGAGCGATGATGCGGCGAACGAAGCGGTATCGCTTGTGGCGGAACTGGCCGGGGATGAGGAGCACGCGAAGCGCGGGACGAAGGCGAGCGCCACCCGTGAGAAGATGGAAGCGGGCGACCCTTGCACCGGGCTTACCCGCTTGTGCGAGTTGCTCGGCATCGCGTCCGTCGCGCCGAAGTTGGTGAAGTGGTGGACGTGGGGCAAGCCCAAGGCGAAGGCGAAGGGCGGGCGCGACGAAGACAACGTATCCGGGCGCGACGTGGGGCGGATGCTCCTGGCGGCGCGGGAACGTCGGCTCCTCCGCTATCAAGATGAATGGTTCGAGTACCGGGGAGGGTGCTACCGCCCCGTGGAAGACGGCGCGATCCGCCGAGAGGTGTACGCGACGATGGAACGGGAGGAACTCCCGACCCATGCGGCGGCGGTATCGAACGTGGTAGATGCGCTCGATTCGCTCGCCCTCGTGCCCAAGCATGAGCACACCCCGCCGAGTTGGTTGGATGGGCGCGCCGGCCCGAAGCCCGGTGAACTCGTGGCGCTCCCGAACGGGCTCCTCCACCTCCCGAGCGGTGAACTCCTCCCCGCCGATCCGGCACTCTTCACGCTGAACGCGCTGGACTATGCGTACAGCGCGAGCGCCCCGGCCCCCGAGCGGTGGCTTCGCTTCCTTGAAGCCTCATACGAACCCGATTGCATCCCCGTGATTCAAGAGTGGTTCGGGAACGGGCTCACGGACGACACCTCCCAACAGAAGATTCTCACGATCATCGGCCCACCGCGATCCGGCAAGGGGACCACGGTTCGGGTCTTCGCACGGGTCATCGGCCCGGCCAATGTCTGTTCGCCCCGCCTCTCGGCGCTCGGCGAGAACTTCGGGCTCGCCCCGCTCATCGGCAAGCGCTCCGCGATCCTCTCGGATATGCGGATGGGCAAGGGGACGGACGTTGCGGCGGTGGCCGAAGCGATGCTCCGCGTCTCCGGCGAAGACGACGTGAACATTCCCCGGAAGCACCGGGACGATTGGCAAGGGCGACTCCCCACGCGGTTCCTCATCCTCTCGAATGAGCCTCCGTCGATCACGGACCCGAGCGGCGCTCTCGCCTCCCGGTTCATCGTGCTTCAGATGAACACCTCATTCCTTGGGCGCGAGAACCCCGCCCTCACGGATGAACTCCTCACGGAACTCCCCGGCATCTTGAACTGGTCGATTGAGGGGTGGCGGCGCTTGGTGAAGCAAGGGCGCTACAGCGTGCCCGCGTCATCCGCCGAACTCGTGGACCACGTTCGGCGCGTCTCCTCCCCGATGGAGTCATTCATCGCGGATGAGTGCGAGTTCGCGCACGATGCAATGGAGAGCAAAGCGATGCTCCACGAGCGCTACCGCGATTGGTGCATCCGGGAGGGCGTGATGGCGCTCTCGCGTGAACTCTTCGCCAAGCAGTTCATCGCGGCCACGCTGGGCCGCGCCAAGCCCGGCAAGAGCCGCAAGGCGGGCGAGGGGAAGCAAGAGCCGGTGTTCTTCGGGGTGCGGCTCCAGACGCCGCTAATCGAAGACTACAGCCTCTACAACGGGAGCGGTGAGAGGGGAGGGACGCCCCGTGCGTTCTGA
- a CDS encoding DUF3536 domain-containing protein has protein sequence MNSQYICVHGHFYQPPRENAWLEAVEMQESAYPDHDWNERITRECYATNAKARLLDGEGRIKAIVSNYSRMSFNFGPTLLAWMKESAPRSYAGVLEGDRQSMARFGGHGSALAQGYNHAILPLCNDRDRRTQVQWGIRDFEHRFGRRPEGMWMPETAADTATLEALAEGGIRFTIMAPRQCDSVRPIGQPDWHAVHDGVDPTRAYKIPLPSGRSIVAFFYDGPVSQGVAFEGLLNSGDRFADRLLGAINGDRGHPQLMHIATDGESYGHHHRHGEMALAAAFERIERQPGVDFINYGLFLEKHPPEWEARIHENSSWSCAHGIERWRSDCGCNSGRQGFHQRWRAPLRSAFDWLRDSIAAEFEKKGKELFKDPWAARESYIEVILDRSSECLDRFIAKHAARPLSEGERTTAIMLMELQRHAMLMYTSCAWFFDDVAGIETVQVIQYGARVVQLARQALRLELEAEFLHRLEQAEGSMKEYPNGKVVYEKSVRPAILDLMRVGAHYALQRMFEGDSKSLHAYEVKPGTEKRLTAGRTRLVVGHASFRSRITEESVQLSYGALHLGDHNTSCGIRLFRGDESFAEVVTQAERAFDTADFSEVIRALDREFGNRSYNITSLFRDEQHAVVRKILEPTLAQIDASYQNIYEQHAPLARFLRSVNLTVPRRIQFVGAFVLSQAIRKLLEQPVFDVSRASELVEEARREGIELDEPTIAHAFRRAMDRVVSQESPVILTIETLRGIVGLTRFLANLPFNVDVWPMQEAIIERIAPDAPGHRRHADSGSPSDREWLDVYRQACQELRVIE, from the coding sequence ATGAATAGTCAGTACATCTGCGTCCACGGGCACTTCTATCAGCCTCCCCGCGAAAATGCGTGGCTCGAAGCCGTCGAGATGCAGGAATCGGCCTATCCGGATCACGATTGGAACGAGCGGATTACGCGCGAGTGCTACGCCACGAATGCCAAGGCGCGCCTGCTCGACGGCGAAGGGCGAATCAAGGCGATCGTCAGCAATTACTCGCGGATGAGTTTCAATTTCGGGCCCACCCTGCTCGCGTGGATGAAAGAGAGCGCGCCGCGCAGTTACGCCGGCGTCCTCGAGGGCGATCGCCAGAGCATGGCACGATTCGGCGGGCACGGTTCCGCTCTCGCGCAGGGGTACAACCACGCGATCCTCCCGCTGTGCAACGATCGCGACCGGCGCACACAGGTGCAGTGGGGGATTCGCGATTTCGAGCACCGGTTCGGACGCAGGCCCGAAGGGATGTGGATGCCCGAGACCGCGGCGGACACTGCCACACTCGAAGCGCTCGCAGAAGGCGGGATCCGCTTCACGATCATGGCGCCGCGTCAATGCGATTCGGTCCGACCGATCGGTCAACCCGATTGGCACGCCGTGCACGATGGAGTGGACCCCACGCGGGCGTACAAGATTCCGCTGCCGTCGGGGCGGTCGATCGTCGCATTCTTTTACGACGGACCCGTTTCGCAGGGGGTTGCGTTCGAGGGGCTCCTCAACAGCGGCGACCGCTTCGCCGATCGGCTGCTCGGTGCGATCAACGGCGATCGCGGGCATCCGCAACTCATGCACATCGCGACCGATGGAGAGAGTTACGGCCACCATCACCGTCACGGCGAGATGGCGCTCGCCGCGGCATTCGAGCGCATCGAACGCCAGCCCGGGGTGGATTTCATCAACTACGGGCTCTTTCTCGAGAAGCACCCGCCGGAATGGGAGGCGCGGATTCACGAGAACAGTTCGTGGAGCTGCGCGCACGGGATCGAGCGATGGAGATCGGATTGCGGATGCAATTCGGGCCGCCAGGGCTTTCACCAGCGCTGGCGGGCGCCCTTACGGAGCGCCTTCGACTGGTTGAGAGACTCGATCGCCGCCGAATTCGAGAAGAAAGGGAAAGAGCTCTTCAAAGACCCTTGGGCCGCGCGAGAGAGCTACATCGAGGTCATTCTCGATCGGTCTTCCGAGTGCCTGGACCGATTCATCGCGAAGCACGCCGCGCGCCCGCTGAGCGAGGGCGAGCGGACGACCGCCATCATGCTGATGGAATTGCAGCGCCACGCCATGCTGATGTACACCAGCTGCGCGTGGTTCTTCGATGACGTGGCCGGAATCGAAACGGTGCAGGTCATCCAGTACGGCGCGCGTGTCGTGCAGCTCGCGCGACAGGCGCTGCGGCTCGAGCTCGAAGCGGAGTTTCTGCACCGGCTGGAGCAGGCCGAAGGGAGCATGAAGGAGTATCCGAACGGCAAGGTTGTCTACGAGAAGAGCGTTCGGCCCGCAATACTCGATCTGATGAGGGTCGGCGCGCACTACGCGCTCCAGCGGATGTTCGAGGGCGACTCGAAATCGCTCCACGCCTACGAAGTGAAGCCCGGTACGGAGAAGAGGCTCACCGCGGGACGCACCCGCCTCGTCGTTGGTCACGCCTCGTTCCGCTCGCGAATCACCGAAGAAAGCGTGCAACTCAGCTACGGCGCGCTGCACCTGGGAGACCACAACACCTCGTGCGGCATCCGCTTGTTCCGGGGCGATGAGTCATTTGCCGAAGTGGTCACGCAGGCTGAGCGCGCGTTCGACACCGCCGATTTTTCGGAGGTCATCCGCGCACTCGATCGCGAATTCGGAAACAGGTCGTACAACATCACGTCGCTCTTCCGCGATGAACAGCACGCCGTTGTCCGGAAGATCCTCGAACCGACTCTCGCGCAGATCGATGCGTCGTATCAGAACATCTACGAGCAGCACGCGCCGCTCGCCCGATTCCTCCGCAGCGTCAACCTGACCGTGCCGCGCCGCATCCAGTTTGTCGGCGCGTTTGTTCTCAGCCAGGCCATTCGCAAATTGCTCGAGCAGCCCGTGTTCGATGTGAGCCGCGCGTCGGAACTGGTCGAAGAAGCCCGGCGCGAAGGCATCGAACTCGACGAGCCCACCATCGCGCACGCGTTTCGACGCGCGATGGATCGCGTGGTCAGCCAGGAATCACCGGTGATCCTCACGATCGAGACACTCAGGGGGATCGTTGGCCTGACGCGATTCCTTGCCAATCTCCCGTTCAATGTGGATGTCTGGCCGATGCAGGAAGCGATCATCGAGCGGATCGCTCCGGACGCGCCCGGGCATCGGCGACACGCCGATTCCGGTTCGCCGAGCGACCGGGAATGGCTCGATGTCTATCGACAGGCGTGCCAGGAACTGAGAGTGATCGAATGA
- a CDS encoding STAS domain-containing protein, with product MVDSGPLHHREFTMEFEGIFGSGGAAAIWPPLVRAVEMRNGVCIMRLQGNVGREAARDAQKTIDEADRVGLFHYPLLLDFAGTSGSDFATVAHLVNAVRRRKDAHARVGILHAPAELRTQLEISKVEGLLGMYEDEGEAVRALSEPKSAG from the coding sequence ATGGTCGATTCCGGGCCCCTGCATCACCGGGAATTTACGATGGAATTCGAAGGCATCTTCGGCAGCGGCGGTGCGGCGGCGATTTGGCCGCCGCTTGTTCGCGCTGTGGAAATGCGGAACGGCGTGTGCATCATGCGCCTTCAGGGGAATGTCGGGCGGGAGGCGGCGCGTGATGCGCAGAAGACGATCGACGAGGCCGACCGGGTGGGGCTGTTCCACTATCCGCTGCTGCTCGACTTTGCCGGGACGAGCGGGAGCGACTTCGCGACGGTTGCGCATCTTGTGAACGCGGTGCGCCGGCGGAAAGATGCGCACGCGAGGGTGGGGATCCTGCACGCGCCGGCCGAATTGAGAACGCAACTCGAGATTTCAAAGGTCGAGGGGCTGCTCGGGATGTACGAGGATGAGGGCGAGGCGGTCAGGGCGCTTTCAGAGCCGAAATCGGCCGGCTGA